A window of Oncorhynchus keta strain PuntledgeMale-10-30-2019 chromosome 27, Oket_V2, whole genome shotgun sequence contains these coding sequences:
- the LOC127912511 gene encoding N-alpha-acetyltransferase 80: MYDSGGVWAIPLHQRPDLLEPCADLVNSEWQRSHGARVHALQKSCQEFPVALVLLQGSGNRDGGDGETLLGHVRLSRVVSRPGSLFVESVVVSKAQRGKGYGRTLMQETEGYAKARGFRRLCLTTHDKQHFYAHLGYVLSMPVQNAGVMASFITMEVLERFSKLPGTDNTQGEVEGGPPPPSPPQIPPSFIGPAPSPLPPPPPPTHPSSLPTPPPLLLPPSALSCHPPPSPPSGLPPPPSIPPPPPPPPPPPPPSSSSSSVSGPTGVSDS; this comes from the exons at GTATGACAGTGGGGGGGTGTGGGCAATCCCCCTGCATCAGCGTCCGGACCTGCTGGAGCCTTGCGCCGACTTGGTGAACAGCGAGTGGCAGCGGAGCCATGGTGCCCGGGTCCACGCCCTCCAGAAATCCTGCCAGGAGTTCCCCGTAGCCCTGGTGCTGCTGCAGGGCTCTGGGAACAGGGACGGTGGGGATGGGGAGACCCTCCTGGGGCATGTCCGGCTGTCCCGCGTGGTGTCCCGCCCTGGGAGCCTCTTTGTGGAGTCGGTGGTGGTGTCCAAGGCCCAGAGGGGGAAGGGCTACGGTCGTACACTGATGCAGGAGACGGAGGGCTACGCTAAGGCCCGAGGGTTCCGGAGGCTGTGTCTGACCACCCACGACAAGCAGCACTTCTATGCCCACCTGGGCTATGTTCTGTCCATGCCGGTACAGAATGCTGGTGTCATGGCCTCCTTCATTACCATGGAGGTGCTGGAGAGGTTCTCCAAGCTCCCAGGGACAGACAACACCCAGGGTGAGGTAGAGGGAggcccaccaccaccatcaccaccccagaTCCCTCCTTCCTTTATAGGGCCTGCTCCATcacctctgcctcctcctccaccacccactcaTCCTTCTAGTCTTCCtactcctccacctcttctcctccctccctctgctttaTCTTGtcatccacctccctctcctccctctggtcttccacctcctccctctattcctcctcctcctcctcctcctcctcctcctcctcctccctcctcctcctcctcctcagtgtccgGCCCGACTGGTGTTTCAGACTCTTGA
- the hyal3 gene encoding hyaluronidase-3, with amino-acid sequence MLLHSLPLTILLLSTIPVTHQWGVVGDESGRSVAAAGPVVQGKPFTMVWNMPTASCQEHYGIHLDLGAFDIVENHHQRFQGQNMSIFYHNQLGLYPYITQEGLQVNGGVPQRGDLEAHLALAQTQISALLRTGFSGLAVIDWEEWRPLWVRDFGIKLEYRRLSKKLVRGEHPELTKQEVNSLARKEFERGAREFMSETLQLGVCLRPRGLWGFYSFPECFNYHRKQKGHSYTGQCHSKTRQKNDQLAWLWRQSTALYPSIYLPKRLAGSSDATLLVRHRLLEALRVANQYPTSTHATPVLPYARVAFAHTLHFLNKTDLEHTLGESAALGMAGVVLWGEQAFAKSKRQCEILRDYIHSELGVYISTLKRGVQRCSEERCHGNGRCARRDPYSDHMIPLSDSFSNFLPDPSHDLSHLGTNFLCQCYQGWAGEKCQERIASITNT; translated from the exons ATGCTGCTACATAgcctccctctcaccatcctcctcctctccaccatcccTGTCACTCACCAGTGGGGGGTAGTGGGTGATGAGTCTGGAAGGTCTGTGGCTGCTGCAGGGCCAGTGGTCCAGGGCAAGCCCTTTACCATGGTCTGGAACATGCCCACAGCGAGCTGCCAGGAACACTATGGCATCCACCTGGACCTGGGGGCCTTCGACATCGTGGAGAACCACCACCAGCGCTTCCAGGGCCAGAACATGAGCATCTTCTACCACAATCAGCTAGGGCTCTACCCTTACATCACCCAGGAGGGTCTGCAGGTTAATGGAGGTGTTCCCCAGAGGGGAGACCTGGAGGCCCACCTGGCCCTGGCCCAGACCCAGATCTCAGCCCTGCTCAGGACAGGGTTCAGCGGCCTGGCCGTCATCGACTGGGAGGAGTGGCGCCCCTTGTGGGTGAGAGACTTCGGCATTAAGCTGGAGTACCGCCGGCTGTCTAAAAAACTAGTGAGAGGGGAGCATCCAGAGCTAACCAAACAGGAAGTGAACTCCCTGGCCCGTAAGGAGTTTGAGAGGGGTGCCAGGGAGTTCATGTCTGAGACGCTGCAGTTAGGAGTGTGTCTGCGACCGAGGGGACTCTGGGGCTTCTACAGCTTCCCTGAATGCTTCAACTACCACAGGAAGCAGAAAGGCCACAGCTACACAGGTCAATGCCACTCCAAGACCAGGCAGAAGAATGACCAGCTAGCATGGCTGTGGCGCCAGTCCACTGCCCTCTACCCTAGTATCTACCTACCCAAACGTCTGGCAGGGTCCTCTGATGCTACTCTCCTGGTCAGACATAGGCTTCTGGAGGCCCTGAGGGTGGCGAATCAGTACCCCACTAGCACCCATGCAACTCCTGTACTGCCCTATGCCAGAGTGGCATTCGCCCACACCCTCCACTTCCTCAACAAG acgGATCTGGAGCACACACTGGGAGAGAGTGCAGCGCTGGGGATGGCAGGAGTGGTGCTGTGGGGGGAGCAGGCGTTCGCTAAGTCAAAG CGTCAGTGTGAGATACTGAGGGACTACATTCATTCTGAACTGGGAGTGTACATCAGCACCCTGAAGAGAGGGGTGCAGCGTTGCAGCGAGGAGCGATGCCATGGCAACGGTCGCTGTGCCAGAAGGGACCCCTACTCTGACCACATGATCCCACTCTCTGACTCCTTCTCCAACTTCCTCCCTGACCCCTCTCATGATCTCAGCCACCTCGGCACTAACTTCCTGTGCCAGTGCTATCAGGGCTGGGCGGGTGAGAAGTGTCAGGAAAGGATAGCTTCAATCACTAACACTTAG